TATGCCCTTTCTTCATTCAACCATTTAGGCACGTCGGGACGTTTAAATTCCTTCATTTTTTTTATAAGATTCACCGGATTGGTATCTACCAGAAGCAAGTTGTAATTATCCATAGACAAAAAGCCTTTGCGAACCATGGTTTCGAGCATTTTTATTAAATCGTTATAAAACCCGTTTATATTCAGTAGCCCAATTGGTTTTTGATGTAAGCCCAGTTGGAGCCAGGTAATAATTTCAAAAAGTTCCTCGAGCGTGCCCATACCGCCGGGCAATGCGATAAAACCGTCGCTTTCTTCTTGCATTTTCAGTTTTCGCTCGTGCATATTTTTGGTGGTAATTAGCTCGGTAAGCCCTAAATGAACAACTTCTTTTTTCTTTAAAAAGCTAGGTATTATCCCGACTACCTTTCCGCCATTTTTTAAAACACTTTTTGCAAGTATTCCCATCACCCCTATTTTTGCGGCACCGTAAACCAAAGTAATACTGCGTTTAGCAAAAATTTCACCCAAATTTTTCGCAGCATCGGTTATTGCTAGATCGTTACCATCACTACTTCCGCAAAAAACACAA
This region of Aequorivita marisscotiae genomic DNA includes:
- a CDS encoding TIGR00730 family Rossman fold protein is translated as MNKLDKICVFCGSSDGNDLAITDAAKNLGEIFAKRSITLVYGAAKIGVMGILAKSVLKNGGKVVGIIPSFLKKKEVVHLGLTELITTKNMHERKLKMQEESDGFIALPGGMGTLEELFEIITWLQLGLHQKPIGLLNINGFYNDLIKMLETMVRKGFLSMDNYNLLLVDTNPVNLIKKMKEFKRPDVPKWLNEERA